The genomic segment AAACCCTACGGTACCGACGCTTATTCGTGCGGGGGAGGGGGGGAtgtccattctatacgtagtattatcctATTCCTACTAAGTTCAGTTTATTTTATAGGCGGCTGGATGATTATCAGAAAACCAAAGTTAGCGGACATAGCTATGAAAGTTAGCAAACGGAAATGGCAGTGGGCAGGCCACATTATTTTGTCGCATAACCGACGACCGCTGGTACGTGTTCTGGAGTGGAGACCGCGTCTGAGGAAACGCAGTGTGGGTTGACCACTGGCAAGATGACAGGACGACCTGCAGAAGGTAGCTGGGAGCGCCTGGATATAAGGCTGAGAATAGGGCTTTGGACTGCAATGagttggtgatgatgatgatggatcatCATGGATTTATGGCTGTGTTTACCCAACCGTTCATAGACTATATTCATAAATGGACCACTATTTAGGTAAATTGTAAAGTATTTGAAAGATAGCACTTACCTATGTACTAATTTATAACTATGTCCATATACctactttttataaaataaaacagggggttaaaaacgccgtATTGAATCAATTCCTGCGAAAAGCTATACCGCTTTTCACATTTTGTTGACATATCCTTTTTataagatgaattgctccaatgtggAGTTTTTAGACCCTCAGATAGAAAAACAACAAGattcattacaaaaacaatttacACAAATATAAATGGACCTCCATTCTTGTAATCAAAACCCTTCTAAATTATTTGCCGTgtttaagtctcttttgtaactattttcttttattttggtgcaataaagtataagtaattgtattgtatctttTAACATTTTAGTATTATTTCAAGTATAAGCTAAGTATAGGAATGTACCAAAATAATCTTAAATTACATCCAAACTGAATTCATAACTGAGAATATTAATCGTTTACATTAGCCGAAAACAGAAAGCAAAATGGGTcatttacataatacatacaattaACTTTAAAGAGAATACGAGAAAACGAATTACTAAAGGCAGGGAAGAGATACCGGTACCGTTATTTAACAGAAGCATTATTTTATACCGGTACCCAAACCGCAGAgacagagacagagagaggttggaagcttttgagatgtggtgttggcgaaggatggaggatataagctggactgaaatggtgtcaaatgaaaaagtgctggaaagagttgaagaaaagagaaccatattgaagactatagagaaccggagaggaaatatgattggccacctgatacgacacgattcatttataacaaacattatagaaggaaaaattgaagggaagagaggaaggggtagacctaggataacatttatgaaacaaataaaagagaaggtgcaggtcgtgtcgtatcgggaggtgaaggttttggcgggaagaagagaggaatggcggttactccaccgacaagagcgcagctcttaaatagagagagagacccAAACCGCAATTCTTAACCGTTATGGCTTCAAAGCTACGGTACCGTAATTGTATACCCATAGGTACCGTAATTGTATACCGACAGGTACCCTAACTTTATATCGATAGGTACCGTAATTTTATACCGACATGTACCGTAATTTTATACCGATAGGTACCGTCATTTTATACACATAGGTACCGTAattatataaaagtaggtaccgTAATTTTATACACATAGGTACCGTAATTTTTTATCGGTAGCGTAATTTTGACAGCTTTGAAGCCTTCATTTCTAAAGATATTCTTACCTTCCATCAAGTTGATGCGGCCCGTTCTGGAGCACCACGTTGACAAGGGTGGGCTCGGCGAAGGTGACGAAGCCGAAGCCCCTGGAGCGGCCAGACTCGCTGTTCTTCATCACCACGCAGTCGATCACGTCCCCGTAGCGGGAGAAGTAGCGCTGCAGGTTCTCCTGAGACGTTTCCCATGATAGTCCACCGACAAACAGTTTTCTGTAGGAGAGTTGATTGTTATAGTAGTGCTTTTAAaaccaattcaattcaattctcaattatttatagcATTCCATGTAGCATAATGGGGTCTTACATAGGACGATTTGGGAGAGTGGTCATTTTGGGAGTTGCCGTTTTGGGAAGTGGACGATTTGGGACAGTGGCCCTTTTGGGAAGTAGACGTTTTGGACCTAAAGGGGCATaggaactataacatggaccctgtagggcacagcaacattgaagggaagagaggaagtgtgtattaaaattaaaacttatcatttaaaaattcgtctacagtataataactctttttaattagcattatgTTTAGAATGCCAtatctttcgtctctttcgtactaagctgtataccgaTAGTGCGAAAGACACATTTCTCGTGTCTTTCGGGCAAGGTGATGTACTACATCTGTTCTCCTGTCATTCTAATCTTACTACTAAATCATAATggtaagaatattttttaattaactacTTAAAACATCACATCTGTGTTGAGACATAgaatattgattaatatttaatatatgaatgaattaaaatcatatttgaaACAGTTTTCTGTTAACTAGTCAAAGTAGTAAAAACAAATGGATTTcattaatattgtaatttacaGTATCTactttactactactacttctgATATTGATACTGTAcagaataaagataaaataaattaaaatgtctaCATCTTGAAGCCTGGGGTTAGAGTTACCATATGAACTCCATAAATACTCGAACACCTACAATATCTAACATACATGAACATTTCTTCACGCCACTTCCCTTGCAAGTTAGGCAAAGAATACAAACTCATAAATAGAcaacaatgtaaaataaatgattatgtatACAAATCATATGATAATATACAAAGATCAAGCAATAACAAGTGACCCAGAAACCTAGCCATTTCTTATCTGtaaataaatttgaatataTTGATAAGAAATTACTATTTCAAAGTTGTCAAGCAATGATACTATAGGCTCTATTACAGTACACGATTTCTCAGGCCCCACGTGTCTAGTAGGTATATTTCAGTATGGCAAAGTTGGGGCCCTGCCAGTCCTTATTACACTATCCTGTTCTGAGAAATTATGTAGTGCCTCTtatactaatttaaaaaatgcatcACTAAATACATCTGTCATATCTTTATTGACTTTCATAAcctaatattataatgaaaacaCAAAGAAATGTTGTATATTTgataggttattattattgttgaatgcggaggaatcaagagaagtaggtatatcaggatcgaagcgaatgtcatagtctgcttaccccagtgggaaatagatgtgattttatatacatatgtatGTTGATAGGTTAGGTATGTTACTTATGAGTCACatgtaaaaatatgtttacaGTATTTGCCTTGCTTTTGTAAATGACTCACAGATAAGGAAATGGAAATTCAATATTTCACAGAAGATTTCTCTTTTGCTTctgaattttattcattttaaatgctttatttaattgtaaatagcCATAAATCCATATTAAATCAAAGGAAATTAAATAAACCAAGATATAAATGGAGAAAACCACAGTGGTTaacaaaattgtttaatttgaGGGTAATTAGAgtgtttttattacaataaagatgttttaataaagacttttgttgcctatattatttactttttactattaaATGATAAGGTAATTAATACCTTTCTAGAGGTTCCATAAGAGCCAGTTTATATTGTAATAATGTAGATATAGTTCAGATGCATTAATTTGGTGCTTACTAAGCACAATTACTGCAAGATTGGTGAAAGTAACATTCACTTTTCATATGTTTTGCTGACCAACATTTCGCTAGGTATTTTGGcattttatgaaaattatattactaataataatctTAGACAATGTTATTACTTTAGTAAAAGTAGAATAGAGTAATTTGTGACAACTAAGAAATGAGAGAATGAACTGATAAGGGGACTTAACAACAAAGTTAATGAGGCCTTGTGTAAAGTCAAAAGTAACTGTACTTTGATGGCTTGGTGAGAACTGTATCAATCTCGACATGAGGTCGCCGCGTTAGCGACAACCTAAACAGCGCGACAAAATGAAGCGGTCTGTTACAAATTGATACGTTTGCCACAAGTTCGTTAGAACACGCGACGTCGACGACCATATGCAAATGAATCAGCACGTTTTGGCCGCGTCTTGTAAATGAGATCAAGCTACGCGGCACTTCGACCATCGCTCCAATAACCTCATTAAACTCGACCGTTTCAAAAACTGACACGGGCATGGCAAAATACACGGTTCCTAACGCCCTACCGCAAAAATCGCGATAAGAGAAAGCTGTGATTAGTCACAGAAAggttaattttacattttgcgACGCATCCACATACAGCTTTGATTGATGAAACACATtagttatataaacataaatatgaaaatatttggCGTTTCTAAGGGTGAAATGTCGAAAATCTTGCAAATACATTATGGGAAAGTAATAGCTGCCATGATCGCATACACGCAAGTCGCACGGCAAGGCTTGGGGTCGGTGGCCGCTCGCCGGCAAAAGGCTAATTGGGCAAACGAGGACTGTATTCGAGTCTGGTTCATGAATTCGCCGGATCAAACGAAAATCTTCGAAAAAACCAAAACTTAGCGAAAAAAGAGTGGGCTCATAACGCTGCATAACAAGCCTCGCTGGCTATCCGTGAAATGCGACACACCAAGCGAACGTGCAGTTTGACCTATTATAGTTCACACACCTAGAGAAGCCCTAATACTCATGCAAAATACTTGAAAATACACTCACCCCTTCTCGTCATCGTCCATGTCTGGATTCATACGCATAACTTActactaattaaaaataatggttGGCACCGGTAAGAAAACCAAACCACACAAGCACAGACCCACACGAAAGATTATGGCGGACCAACCATTTCCGCTTTCTCAAAAAAAGTCATGGAAAGAGGAAGTACTCATTAtgaatactaaaaaaatatatggtcagtaaaattgaatataatgatattaattttcattaaataacaaaaaaataatatgaaataatttaatctatttaaaataatacaaataactcttaaaattaaaagttaaatttaaaaacatatcaACGATTTACGAAACTAACTTTAGTTACACTAAAAAGTCCGCTAGGTGGCGGGAGCGGAACATAAAGTATTACCAGTACAGAAAATTTCATTTTGCTGTTTGAGTTGCCACTTAATGATACAAATTTTAACTAATATTGTCAACGCACACAAGTCACTTCAAAGTCACCTTTATATTACGCGAAACTATTTCGACTTCGAATTATAAACTAtttaagataataataaaaaatagaattccaattttaaatattttctaattaaaaataacaaaaataatacattatataCATCATTTACATAAATCATTGCCTTCAGGTTTTATGTTACAACTTTGCTCCCTGATTGTTACAAAATAGAGTTTataaagaaattattttaaaatttaataatataggcgTTAAGAACTAATATTGATGAATTAAAATATCACAGCTTATACTGAAAATCACTGAAATCATGATGCATTACAGGAATCGTTGCTACTGTTACAGGAATATCTTTAGAAAGAGTTGAATGAAAAGGAAAAACGACTTCCacctgaaaaatataataaaaaattaaaaaacttataaactaTAAAATCATTTGAATTATgacttatacaaacttatattactatttcaaaaaatattaaatatatatttaacatTACTGGTGTGAAACATCGTAAAATACGTGAAAAATACTTACCCTCAAAACATACGAAATATCTACAGTAGGATTTGTTAAATGAATGCTAGAAGGTATAGTTTGAGGAATTTCCATTCCaaaatgacacatttcagtAACGGTATGAGAAAATCTCTTgtgttcaattttattaatatgtttttCTTCATTAGCATATCCTGAAGACACGCTGTACTCAAGTttctgtaaataatataaagataTTTAGTTTAGCCTATATGTAgctaaaatactaaaattaaaatgaagagTATGCAGCACGAAGGAAGACCTGcgaattttaatggaactaattgacaagttataataattctatgcagatgCTGGACACTAGAAGACGCGGGACTTCTATGGTGGCGCGgactcttattatttttttcatacttaCTTGAATCAAACTGACAATAATTTTCGAAATCTTTACTTTCTTTTCATTTGTAATAATTGCCTCAAACGGTATGTATTGTCTGGATGAGAAACCTATGTAAGTTTTAAAACATATTGAGAAGAATCCTGATCCCCACAATGTTTTTTTAGTTTCATGAAACGTGGGTATCTGAAAATTGAGAATTTTAAAGAGGATAATCATTGTATTGtagattattttaaaaacaattatggAAATAAGAAAAGCCTTACCAAATATTCCTCTAAGTGATTTAGATTTATATTCCCCTGGACAACAAAAGGTACAATCTTCAGTTTTTTGAACTTACAATCAGCTTTGCCTTcgactttaataaaatattttacttccgCAATAGAGCTTTTAAAAGTTGATGGGGCGTCATCCGGTATaacgaaatgaaaatgaaatgtttGAATACCAGGGCTAATCGTTTTTCCTGAAACCAAAATACTTAtcaataatgttattaatttttacTAACACCGCTGGCTGGATTGTTACcttagaataagaaataacactacgtataaaacgCCAACTCTTCGCtcgccaccagcggctgagctaggtttacctcaccaagCTTGGTCTTACttaagtcttcaatcgtatgggcgtcagatgtcacacacacagatgcgcgtttacgataacatcaatgtttAGTGACTGTGCAAAACGAGATtttcttgtatgaagtgtccggggtgggCCTTTTTAAAGATACGGCTCATCACGTTTCGTAGGCTcatgataaaatgtcaataGTTACagctgggaggttaaaaaggcctcatcgaagcaattcatcttagatAGCAATATTTTTAACCCTCATATCCCACAGGAAACCTGCTGTTTGTTCTGCCTAGAGTCTAAAACGTGATGATAATAGGATATTGATCATTCTGACATAGGTCATATAACGAGTAGGTCCTTAGGtgcttattattaatttattacatttggTGTCAGCACCACAGAATATCTTACCGTCCAATTCTGAAAAAACGTCAAGTTCATATTCTAAAATGGTGTTCTTTTCCgaatacatttttaagtacGGCATTACAGGCATCGATCTACTCCATTGTGCTTTACTAGTTCCATAAACGGTAAAAGTTAtatctgaaaaagaaaacaatcatTAAAATGCTAATTCAATACTCTCaagtcaatattttttgtaaataaataataaaataatttaagttacGTACGTTcaactttttgtttctttttaaattctataacAACAGATccagttacgatgtcaccacaATAAAAGCTTCCTGTAGAGTCACTGtttaacaatataatacaaCTCTCCCaagacattttatattatttacaaatgtGTTATTTAAcctacattgaaaataattttaagtaccACCAAAGTATATGGACTACCAAAAATCTAAAATTATCAACTGTGAGTTATTGATTACATACAAGAGATAATGACAATACCCACGATAAGTTTCATGATAAGGAATTATTTCACTGATTACTTTTCGAAGTCTAATAATTGTACATGAGAACTTCCAAATATCCATAAAATAATTGGGATTGTCTGTCTTTGATCATAGTTAATCTGCAGAgaaagtaggtatctacttcATGTTAGGcacttataaataatttcatgaCTTACCTATTCAAttcttgtaatattttttacatgaatttttaatcaatattatattctaatgaAAGAATCGGATCTTTTACATCCGATTGCGATCATAGCAgaatttgtattgttttctattttctttaaCAAGTATGACAACCCATGCAGACAAAGATTACCTTAATATTTTAGTCGAATTTGAATTTCAGACTAACTTAACTCATGGTAACGCAGTAGCTTTGCGATTTATAAACACATGGTACCACAGTGATTGACATGCcaagcaatgtttttttttgtctgttttaTACGTACAATTCTAGCGCTCCTCTTAAAAATTCAATACCATACCACCGTCAtcgttaatatttaaattttcaaaatgcTCTGACACAGCTGTTGTGTTATAAGTCTGTGTTTAGCCGGTATCCTATGCAAACTCAACTTTGTCGTTCTCGTTCGATTTTCGATTTTGCAGTTATCGCAATTTTTGTGGTTGTTTCCATCAATAATTTCggattgtttttgtttcaagATGATTTGAGTTACATTTCACatactttaataattttaaagattcaGCCAGTAATTTGTTTGGGACAATATTTGTTGTGTAATTTCTGTATGTCGATGATGATCATACGCAAAAAGTGCTAGGTTATGTCTCCTGTCTTTTGGTGAAAAGTAAGTACAAAATTTTGTGTATTGCTAAAGTATTGTGTAAATTAGCTTCGTCTTGAATAATACCATGTGTTGGTATAAAACCTGTGCCTTTGAGATCAAAATTCTCGACCGgtattttagatttttcttgCTAATGTAATCAGTCcatgaaaacttaaaaaatggtaTTTATTGTTGCTTTACAGATTTAAATCATTATCGCTTTACATGTTATACCATAGGCTAGCTTTGCTGTAAGTGGTTTAGGCTAATGAATAGTAAATAAAACTTATATCGTCAGATAAAAAAAATGGATCCCAATATTTATGCCCTGGTTTTGGACACGTTAAACCGGGCTACCAGCCAGGACCCTGAGGTTCTGAAGCCAGCTGAAAAGAAGCTGCAGGAATGGGAAATAGAGCCAGGCTTCTACTCTGTTCTCTTGGtaacacattattattaatacctaTACTTTGTTTTACTTTGATATTTAATctataaagtgtattttttgtttgcCTATTATGATAAATAAAGTAAACTTGAAGAATACATAATAGTAGCAATATAACATGTCCTATTATATAAAAGCTACTAAGGTTACAAAACTTAAACTTTTCTTCAGATAATATTTAGATACCTATTACAAGATATCTATCTTGTGATTATAAAAACTATAATCCATTTTAATCATCCGCAGAATGTTCTCTCCAATCACCAAATTGACATCAAAGTGAGATGGCTAGCAGTAATGTGTTTCAAGAACGGTGTAGACCGTTACTGGAGGAAGAACGCACCAAATGCCATCACTGACGATGAGAAACAGAAGCTGAGACAGGGCTTGCTCACATCCAACATACTCAGTGAGCCAGTCGCTCAAATTGCTACACAGCAAGCGGTGCTTATTTCCAAAATTGCAAGGTAAGGTTACCATTTCCTTAGcattttttagttttcacagggtctgcttacctgaCCTGTAGCATAGAATATTACTAcatatagaaaggcaactctctGCCCCAATTTGTATTAGGTGTGACCtcaccttatttatttattgactacCTCTtggttttaatttagttttaaatggttGTTATGTGATAGAGtcagaaacagtgtgataaaagAGAGATGTGATGTAAAATACAATATTGTGACTaatattgagaagggaatgttaagttggtttggtcacgtagagcagatgaagtataatatgattacgaaagcggtatataaagcaaaggtaGGTGCTTGGtctggcagaggaaaacctagaaggatgtaaaataaaataaaaatagcctttatacaccgacattattacatagttttactttattacttaattatctCTGGTTCCGGTTCTCTCAGCATACTCCTTTCCATCCTATTCTGACAGACTTTAAGTTTACTGCTTTCTTTTTTGGTCAGTGCTCATGTTTGACAATCGTATGTGAGTACTGGGAGTATGCGCATGTTGAAGACTTTTCTTTTTGTGACATTGGATAGCAAGGGCTTTTCTTCATTTCTTTGAGTGACCAGTAGAGTGACCAGCTATTCGTAATCCTTCTATTGAGTTCCTTGACCATTTGTTCTCGGGGTGATAGAcggatgtacattgaccaaattggagacgtccttggaaaaggtttagtatgatctactctgaaacggcgtgcgtgtgtgaaacgattgatgactgtggaggaagcaagagaagtgtggcaggatcgaagcaaatggaattccatagtctctgcttaccgcagtggaaataggcgtgagtttatgtatgtttaaatgGTAGTAACCCATTAAGCAGTAAGGGGGAGAGAATGTGTCCCTCCCACTTACATATTCTGCTGCACaatgtaagaatgagatttttgtacacGGGATGTCCAGGGTGTGCATGTAGATTGAAGACTGTAGTTCAGGTGTCTTAACACTGATTTGACCTTAACCTTAACATGACTCATTAATTGGCACCTATTGAATTGGCACCATTGTATAGATAGTTATGCCTGTGGCTGTCACTTCTGTATTAAAATTCTTTTATCTAGGTTTGACTGTCCGGCCAGTTGGTCCAACTTGGTCCCGGAACTAGTTGGAGCACTGAAGGCGCCGCAGCCGCTCGTGCAACACCGATCACTGCTGATCTTCCACCATGTTGTCAAGGCTCTTGCTTCCAAACGGCTCACAGGTGACAGGAGGACTTTCCAGGTATGTTTAATATGGTGGATTTATCCAGCAGGGTCTGCACAGGTTCTGCTATCTTGCGTAGCGCGTTAAATACTGCGGGCTTTCTACCAATAGTCTCAGTGTAGATAAACGTATGGCTAAACTCTACATAGACGTCGGATTTATATATCTCTATGATGGGAGATAGAATCTAATAGTTATGTAACCTTCAGGTCCAAGTTTTGTTTCGGCTATTACAGGTACTCacaccaatattttttttttacaggaattaacaAACACAGTATACGGTTTCGTCCTAAATCTCTGGCACGAGAACACGGAGATATTTCTCAGACACATACAGGAAGGTGCTGCCACTGAGCTGATCACTGAACATCTGGAGAAGGCCCTGCTATGCCTGAGGATACTCAGGAAACTCACCGTATTTGGTTTCAAGAAAGCACATGAGAGTCAGGACGCCATTGCCTTTCTCAATGTAGTGTTTGACAGAGCTAAGACTAGTTTGGAatgtagtaagtagtttttttatatttaataaaagagaGATACTTTAATACCATAAATTCTTATTTAGACTTGGTATTTGTGAACAtgaatttggaacataaatgtAAGCCCATGCGGGGTGTACTCCAACTTCGTTTCTGGGATACCATGGCTCAGCCTTGGTCAGGGTTTGGCTAACCTACTAACTCAAAATGTCTTTTCAGGAAAACTCCTCAAAGGCCGGGGCATCTATCCTCTAGAACTTTGCGAGAAGTTCATAATCCACCTAACCAAAGTAGCCCTGGGCGTCCTATGCTTCCATCCGTTCTCCTACGTGCCTCTTATTCGACCGTCTTTAGAATTCGCCCTCTACTACTGTTTCACTGAACAGGGCATGCAGCTAATATATGAAAGGTTCACCATACA from the Pectinophora gossypiella chromosome 11, ilPecGoss1.1, whole genome shotgun sequence genome contains:
- the LOC126370721 gene encoding arrestin domain-containing protein 5-like isoform X2; the protein is MPVMPYLKMYSEKNTILEYELDVFSELDGKTISPGIQTFHFHFVIPDDAPSTFKSSIAEVKYFIKVEGKADCKFKKLKIVPFVVQGNINLNHLEEYLIPTFHETKKTLWGSGFFSICFKTYIGFSSRQYIPFEAIITNEKKVKISKIIVSLIQKLEYSVSSGYANEEKHINKIEHKRFSHTVTEMCHFGMEIPQTIPSSIHLTNPTVDISYVLRVEVVFPFHSTLSKDIPVTVATIPVMHHDFSDFQYKL
- the LOC126370721 gene encoding arrestin domain-containing protein 5-like isoform X1, which codes for MSWESCIILLNSDSTGSFYCGDIVTGSVVIEFKKKQKVEHITFTVYGTSKAQWSRSMPVMPYLKMYSEKNTILEYELDVFSELDGKTISPGIQTFHFHFVIPDDAPSTFKSSIAEVKYFIKVEGKADCKFKKLKIVPFVVQGNINLNHLEEYLIPTFHETKKTLWGSGFFSICFKTYIGFSSRQYIPFEAIITNEKKVKISKIIVSLIQKLEYSVSSGYANEEKHINKIEHKRFSHTVTEMCHFGMEIPQTIPSSIHLTNPTVDISYVLRVEVVFPFHSTLSKDIPVTVATIPVMHHDFSDFQYKL